A window of the Plasmodium falciparum 3D7 genome assembly, chromosome: 3 genome harbors these coding sequences:
- a CDS encoding aurora-related kinase 2, putative, translating to MNEHIKSFKNDNVHYTKKNVIRNYDDHNNIKANSHLKLQSKEYTTHNDEKQRWITSNNTNNNIQTHANVKCDDKSVENKTTTLINKDINEITNISKQDKNYTKYNCLNFNKSDVMRDYVRYSKKEDSSSNNMNGNNNMNGNNNMNGNNNMNGNNNMNGNNNMNGNNNMNGNNNMNDNNNMNGNNIMNGNNIMNGNNNINRNNIMNGNNIMNGNNNINRNNIMNRNNITNNHIIHHISNKTSLIENNKKKEENIFPSANLYKKEMNVKGSSDTFDLLYKRKIDKDDNLSKKKKRPNYLFNKDGEHFVNKENVQNNIIDDDDDDDDDNHHDNVVVVYDKVKENEMNENKNKKSVKEDGLHNVLVELRNKDNLVVNDNIINKSFEKNNILYIKTSDSLNENYNERKIYKEINKEEYSNKNEYVHFKNNDDSSIKKKNNSSECLDEQKKKTYKYTIIEQKRYNFNDRDNNNAYIKDDTHKKEKGYYLNMIVQSEEYKKYGSNNKMDEMEIYNQHTNDFNINENLNNKIYFDDYEGYDQEKKKKKLDDHIYTQQKEYKNNINDILKDHHLNDKETKEKKNEIEIEEEKKNKIEIEEEKKNKIEIEEEKKNKIEIEEEKKKKIEIEEEKKKKIEMEEEKNKIDDEKKNTYANDKIISHIDNVNCNIKIDALLDHIEEKKKTGHKEINLYKEIKNEYQKMLNDENSIMLEHEKKYNTHQVNNNLCDTKDMLQKENKILTNNDKKKTFLLSKSKNITSNVLSSKIPGTLSTKKLNATIKTIKKDVTDNEKKKYVHDHRKDNIIKRNKEFINIYKGKRNYANVEIGSEVCNNKVNVKGDDNKMMVENKQGDDNNMMVENKQGDENNVIVKNIERSESSFMFTHHRKNITSTSTDTCAKNKEQIKYPHLYSNKNEDKDKKSIFLKNINENIKKNYKDKEKISTLEKKVFVKKDNVITNNDDEKHTSSKINDDFNITIDKQKGKLNNNPVDLNRKIKNETKILEKDKSHMSKIQNNLMKKKTNFPTNNKGISSTSISSSSTKNFKDCGIIEKNKNLSNLKYTCIRNKMNVDSIKLNDKADLYKDKKKTSFNDINRAAKGMNFKKRDVPNKNNMVDTNKGKRVFNPVTLNNNYRNNYIRSNKNNVKNGKMVGIKKIVLLKEKQKSLHPEGVEADKKLNSNYNDKYLIEKDGFKDIINEEMEKYKNNKMKYKIKSNSIPPIIKKIERKSNDNDNDNIKNNDNINSNNNINSNNDKCLFLSKEKDRVHLKNNNIIVNNTMMFRKQSNSCDNNTTSLKNKMIINSNSEKANSSNSQNNEKKEMSYFEWLANEKKKKEIIEKKDEEKKKGEIEKSEHANDSKKMDEQLDDAKPTMLQPLSSFNLRQNERKYEQSDFIVDKYPIGNGRTGLVFKAIIKKEENKKVALKVMAKDTIMSLNIERQVLKEIIIQASLKHINILELIAYFEDKTRLFLILELANGGSVRNKMKQKKQPLNEEEVALYVFQIADALSYLHNFNIIHRDLKPDNILIHYSNEHLNNKIYKYGVIKLADFGFSCQLKNKRQKRSTFCGTIDYMPPEIINQIPYDCNVDLWCLGIVIFELLVGFPPFTDDTQERIFDQIKELNFHFPKSVSLLAQELILKLCSRTAEERISADEVKSHPWIKQFI from the exons atgaatgaacATATCAAAagttttaaaaatgataatgttCATTATACCaagaaaaatgttataagaaattatgatgatcataataatattaaagcaAACTCACATTTAAAATTGCAGTCAAAAGAATATACTACacataatgatgaaaaacaAAGATGGATCACTTCAAATaatactaataataatatacaaactCATGCAAATGTAAAATGTGATGATAAATCAgtagaaaataaaacaacaACCCtgataaataaagatattaatGAAATCACAAATATTTCAAAACAGGATAAAAATtacacaaaatataattgtctgaattttaataaaagtgATGTAATGAGGGATTATGTGAGATATAGTAAAAAGGAAGATTCTTCAAGTAATAACATGAacggtaataataatatgaacggtaataataacatgaacggtaataataacatgaacggtaataataacatgaacggtaataataacatgaacggtaataataacatgaacggtaataataacatgaacgataataataacatgaacggcaataatattatgaacggcaataatattatgaacggcaataataatataaacagaaataatattatgaacggcaataatattatgaacggcaataataatataaacagaaataatattatgaacagAAATAATATTACGAACAATCATATAATTCACCATATTTCGAATAAAACTTCCTTGATTGAAAACaacaagaaaaaagaagaaaacatATTTCCCTCAgctaatttatataaaaaagaaatgaatgTAAAAGGATCTAGTGACActtttgatttattatataagagGAAGATAGACAAGGATGATAAtttaagtaaaaaaaaaaagaggccgaattatttatttaataaagatGGTGAACATTTTgtgaataaagaaaatgttcaaaataatataattgatgatgatgatgatgatgatgatgacaaTCACCATGATAATGTTGTTGTTGTATATGATAAGGTAAAAGAGAATGAAatgaatgaaaataaaaataagaaaagtGTAAAGGAAGATGGATTACACAATGTTCTGGTTGAACTAAGAAATAAGGATAATTTAGTagtaaatgataatataattaataaatcatttgaaaaaaataatattttgtatattaaaaCGTCAGACagtttaaatgaaaattataatgagagaaaaatatacaaagaaataaataaggaagaatatagtaataaaaatgaatatgttcattttaaaaataatgatgatagttcaataaaaaaaaaaaacaattcaTCAGAATGTTTAGatgaacagaaaaaaaaaacgtatAAGTATACTATAATAGaacaaaaaagatataattttaatgatagagataataataatgcatATATTAAAGATGATACACATAAGAAGGAAAAAGGATATTATCTTAATATGATTGTACAAAGTGAggaatataagaaatatggaagtaataataaaatggacGAGATGGAAATTTATAATCAACATACAAatgattttaatataaatgaaaatttaaacaacaaaatatattttgatgatTATGAAGGATATGaccaagaaaaaaaaaaaaaaaaattagatgaCCATATATACACTCAACAGaaggaatataaaaataatatcaatgatatattaaaagatcaTCATCTAAATGATAAGGAAacgaaagaaaaaaaaaatgaaatagaaatagaagaagaaaaaaaaaataaaatagaaatagaagaagaaaaaaaaaataaaatagaaatagaagaagaaaaaaaaaataaaatagaaatagaagaagaaaaaaaaaaaaaaatagaaatagaagaagaaaaaaaaaaaaaaatagaaatggaagaagaaaaaaataaaatagatgatgaaaaaaaaaatacctaTGCAAATGATAAAATCATATCACATATTGATAATGTTAATTGTAATATTAAGATAGATGCATTATTAGATCATATAGaagagaagaaaaaaacaggacacaaagaaataaatctttataaagaaattaaaaatgaatatcaaaaaatgttaaatgatgaaaattcAATTATGTTAGAAcatgaaaagaaatataatacacatcAAGTGAATAACAATTTGTGTGATACTAAGGATATGTTAcagaaagaaaataaaatattaacgaataatgataaaaagaaaacatttttattatccaaatctaaaaatattacatcaAATGTTTTATCATCTAAAATACCAGGTACTTTGTCAACTAAAAAACTGAATGCAactataaaaacaataaaaaaggatGTTACAgataatgagaaaaaaaaatatgtgcaTGATCATAGAAAAGACAATATCATAAAGAGGAATAAGGAattcattaatatttataagggAAAGAGAAATTATGCAAACGTGGAAATTGGCTCTGAAGTATGTAATAATAAGGTAAATGTTAAaggtgatgataataaaatgatgGTTGAAAATAAGCAGGGTGATGATAACAATATGATGGTTGAAAATAAGCAGggtgatgaaaataatgtgATAGTTAAGAATATCGAACGTTCTGAGAGCTCCTTTATGTTTACTCATCAtaggaaaaatataacaagtACTAGTACAGATACGTGtgcaaaaaataaagaacaaaTCAAATATCCACATTTATATTCCAACAAGAATGAAGATAAGgataaaaaaagtatatttttgaaaaatattaacgagaacataaaaaaaaattataaggacaaagaaaaaataagcacattagaaaaaaaggtatttgtaaaaaaagataatgttataacaaataatgatgatgaaaagcACACAAGTtctaaaataaatgatgattTCAATATTACAATAGATaaacaaaaaggaaaattaaataataatcctGTTGAtttaaatagaaaaataaaaaatgaaaccaAAATATTGGAAAAGGACAAGAGTCATATGAgcaaaatacaaaataatttaatgaaaaaaaaaacaaacttTCCAACTAATAATAAAGGCATAAGTAGTACATCCATTAGTAGTAGTTCTACGAAAAATTTCAAAGATTGTGgaattatagaaaaaaataaaaatctttcaaatttaaaatatacttGTATAAGGAATAAAATGAATGTTGAtagtataaaattaaatgataagGCTGATTTATATAAAGACAAAAAGAAGACAAgttttaatgatataaataggGCAGCAAAAGGAatgaattttaaaaaaagagatGTTccgaataaaaataatatggtGGATACGAATAAGGGAAAACGGGTTTTTAATCCCGTCACGTTAAACAATAATTAtcgtaataattatatacgtTCTAATAAGAATAATGTGAAGAATGGAAAAATGGtgggtataaaaaaaattgttctTCTTaaggaaaaacaaaaaagttTACATCCAGAAGGCGTGGAAGCAGACAAAAAATTGAATTCAAATTATAATGACAAATATTTAATTGAGAAGGATGGGTTCAAAGATATTATTAATGAGGaaatggaaaaatataagaataataaaatgaagtataaaattaaaagtaaTTCAATACCAccaataattaaaaaaattgaaaggAAAAgcaatgataatgataatgataatattaaaaataatgataatattaacagtaataataacattaatagtaataatgataaatgcCTATTTTTAAGTAAGGAAAAAGATAGagttcatttaaaaaataataatataattgttAATAACACCATGATGTTTAGAAAGCAAAGTAATAGttgtgataataatacaacatcgttgaaaaataaaatgataataaatagtAATTCGGAAAAGGCTAATTCTAGTAATTcacaaaataatgaaaaaaaagaaatgtcgTATTTTGAATGGCTAGctaacgaaaaaaaaaagaaggagataatagaaaaaaaagatgaagaaaaaaaaaaaggagaaatagaaaaaagtGAACATGCAAATGATTCTAAAAAGATGGATGAACAATTGGATGATGCGAAACCTACCATGCTACAACCTTTATCATCTTTCAACTTAAGACAAAACgaaagaaaatatgaacaGAGCGATTTTATTGTAGATAAATATCCAATAGGTAATGGGAGAACAGGATTAGTATTTAAagcaataataaaaaaggaagagAACAAAAAGGTCGCTCTGAAGGTAATGGCAAAAGACACAATTATGTCACTAAATATTGAACGACAAGTATTGAAggaaattattatacaaGCTAgcttaaaacatataaatatattagaacTTATAGCATATTTTGAAGATAAAACAAgactttttttaattctagAATTAGCTAATGGAGGATCAGTAcgaaataaaatgaaacaaaaaaaacaacctttaaatgaagaagaagttgcattatatgtttttcaaATAGCTGACGCATTATCTTATCTgcataattttaatataattcataGAGATCTGAAACCTGacaatattttaattcattattctaatgaacatttaaataataaaatttataaatatggagTAATCAAACTAGCCGACTTTGGATTTTCTTGTCAGctcaaaaataaaagacaAAAAAGGAGTACATTCTGTGGCACAATCGATTATATGCCCCCTGAAATTATTAACCAAATACCTTATGATTGTAATGTGGATCTGTGGTGTTTGGGTATAGTTATATTTGAGTTGTTAGTTGGATTTCCTCCATTTACCGACGATACACag gagAGGATATTTGATCAAATAAAGGAattaaattttcattttcctaAGTCTGTATCATTGTTAGCTCAGGAgttaatattaaaa CTGTGCAGTAGAACTGCTGAAGAAAGAATTTCGGCAGATGAAGTAAAATCTCACCCATGGATAAAACAattcatataa
- a CDS encoding dual specificity protein phosphatase, whose amino-acid sequence MIVKVFDYIYISNVYNANDIYELIKLNIGGVLTCFDCTCIEWCHHNDTNVTNKIFYKDIFVNTKKDLIKCDVPIITNKSVNSDIIGGTHQINNYYNEQNNNYHDNTYKEFTQTHKTNIDPSQIKSDHINEERKEHYDYIIFPSDIINNTQCNNNNLKDYIKSMLILKEDAYIDFDVIHMDQLKNKHNNNNNNNNNNNNNNNNNNNNNNCCTFKNPDISNTSQHHVEHIQIHKSNSHSNIPSDNINFCNKKYDKNLSRSVEISEKDKHPENSLLYEFVNKDKLNYKINQEEDTVSSEKNKLCDNNNNNNMVHTRHIYNVCELNKCLRENKLIPYNNIYKMKHLYLNILDTFDENILKHVNKAHLFIDSVIQKKKNILIHCMAGISRCSSIILSYVSKKNKKGIEYNFNLLKSKYPFAHPNENFYRQLLLYEKMNYTLDGCTDYHNIYKKIKMNRENLEELKILNLKNDKQPIYNFRCKHCNYVLFNDNEIIKHDFKISKIKKNYGNSCTSIFIEKKEWILTENKMKGVLNCPNVNCNIKLGKWSWTGICCSCGYLQIPAFMINSSNVDRMNISKTV is encoded by the exons ATGATTGTTAAAGtttttgattatatatatattagtaatGTATATAATGCAAATGATATTTATGAActcataaaattaaatataggAGGAGTGTTAACATGTTTCGATTGTACATGCATTGAATGGTGTCATCATAATGATACAAACGTGAcgaataaaattttttataaagatatatttgtTAACACCAAAAaagatttaataaaatgtgATGTACCCATTATTACCAATAAATCAGTGAACTCTGATATAATAGGAGGAACACatcaaattaataattattataatgaacaaaataataactaccatgataatacatataaggAATTTACTCAGACGCACAAAACAAATATAGATCCTTCCCAAATAAAATCTGATCATATAAATGAGGAACGTAAAGAacattatgattatattatttttcctagtgatattataaataatactcaatgtaataataataatttaaaggattatataaaatcgatgttaatattaaaagaagatGCCTACATAGATTTTGATGTAATTCATATGGACCaactaaaaaataaacataataataataataataataacaacaacaacaataataacaataataataataataataataataattgttgTACATTTAAAAATCCAGACATATCGAATACTTCTCAACATCATGTAGAACATATTCAAATCCATAAAAGTAATAGTCATTCCAACATACCCTCTgacaatataaatttttgtaataaaaaatatgataagaaTCTTTCAAGAAGCGTCGAGATATCCGAAAAAGATAAACACCCAGAAAATAGTCTTCTGTACGAATTTGTAAATAAAgacaaattaaattataaaataaatcaagAAGAAGATACTGTATCtagtgaaaaaaataaattatgtgataataataataataataatatggtaCATAcaagacatatatataatgtgtgTGAACTAAATAAATGTTTaagagaaaataaattaattccttataataatatttataaaatgaaacatttatatttaaatatattagatacttttgatgaaaatataCTTAAACATGTAAATAAGgcacatttatttattgatagtgttattcaaaaaaaaaaaaatattttaatacattGTATGGCTGGCATATCAAGATGTTCAtctattattttatcttatgtatcaaaaaaaaacaaaaaaggaatagaatacaattttaatttattaaaaagtaaataCCCATTTGCTCATCCCAATGAAAACTTTTATCGTCAACTCTTACTCtatgaaaaaatgaattatactCTAGAT GGATGCACTGATTATCAcaacatttataaaaaaattaaaatgaacAGGGAAAACTTAGAGGAGTTAAAAAttcttaatttaaaaaatgataaacaaccaatatataatttccgATGCAA acatTGTAATTATGTCCTCTTCAACGACAACGAAATTATAAAACACGACTTTAAAATatctaaaataaaaaaaaat tATGGAAATTCTTGCACAAGTATATtcatagaaaaaaaagaatggaTATTGacagaaaataaaatgaaaggaGTTTTAAATTGTCCTaatgtaaat TGTAACATAAAATTAGGAAAATGGTCGTGGACTGGTATATGTTGTTCATGTGGATATTTGCAGATTCCTGCTTTTATG atAAACTCATCAAATGTTGATCGCATGAATATTTCCAAAACAGTGTAA
- a CDS encoding N2227-like protein, putative yields the protein MVTGGQGKLNQKNQKGDKKNLSYDNKINNNINISVVEKSEGNYKESYVFYKKDMCDENNNISNMEGIDQFHNCNNEQKKIDTTTITTYNNNINSSSNNNYNNDYDIDENNNFHCHDDDHKHLDNYCVKDDYSHEDNDQCHVCNTVDMLNLEEERHFCNVCFSFLYYKKYCFYELLRIYKNYSCLNEEEKNLLTESIYAKLYKMYLTTLNNYYFILNILLPQISTHIIIHLLTFTFHKPEEDEHMKEEYVMNEIINKLTNQELNNIDKVYNYHNFNVRLLCKDDALIILNEIRSKMINSQNEKKIVDMLNMKCGDVIVDDKNGSDKDSGNNDIHNKDIHNKYDDNMDSSDKSSCNKNSCDNHCDNHCDNHSDNHCDNHSDNHCDNHCDNHCDNHCDNHCDNHCDNHCDNHCDNHCDNHCDNHCDNHCDNHCDNHCDNHCDNHCDNHSDNHCDNHCDNHCDNHCDNHCDNHCDNHCDNHSDNHCDNHCDNHSDNHCDNHCDNHSDNHCDNHCDNHCDNHCDNHCDNHCDNHCDNHCDNHCDNHCDNHCDNHCDNHCDNHCDNHCDNHCDNHCDNNKMNRTHLMNSNTKGDDQTCKNTNEYSDTSSNHYCNNIEEDTYNVVNPGVDLDVHNIIDSKNIKDYHNDIKENMCNNNKTLHADENMPNDNICARENNSKYEHTPPGMRISQAYTPTLDDYNLIQNMSKVRSTLRQFVRDWSMEGQEERDKAYIPLINSLDKYLPIHDNYIPKILCPGSGLGRLPYEIAKKGYRSQGNEFSYFMLLGSNFILNYYNEKYSLSIHPYCLCTSNRRGRDDHLKIIQLPDVNTYNKIVLNTDFSMCAGELIEVYYYDKEYFDGVLTCFFLDTAKNLFMYIRTFASILKPNSLWSNIGPLLYHYAEMPNEMSIELAWDEIQIIISKWFTIKEIKWIDNYYTTNFDSMMQVQYHCVFFSAIRNDIPVD from the coding sequence ATGGTAACAGGTGGTCAAGGTAAATTAAAccaaaaaaatcaaaaggGTGATAAGAAAAACTTGAGTTATGATAATaagattaataataatataaatattagcGTTGTGGAAAAGAGTGAAGGTAATTATAAAGAGAGTTATGTCTTTTACAAAAAGGATATGTGTGatgagaataataatataagtaataTGGAAGGCATTGATCAATTTCATAATTGTAATAATGAACAGAAAAAAATAGATACCACTACTATtactacatataataataatattaatagtagtagtaataataattataataatgattatgatattgatgagaataataattttcattgTCATGATGATGATCATAAACATTTGGATAATTATTGTGTAAAGGATGATTATTCACATGAGGATAATGATCAGTGCCATGTTTGCAATACTGTTGATATGCTGAATCTTGAAGAAGAAAGACATTTTTGTAATGTgtgtttttcctttttatattataaaaaatattgtttCTATGAATtgttaagaatatataaaaattattcttGTCTTAATGAAGAAGAGAAAAATCTCCTTACAGAATCGATTTATGCAaagttatataaaatgtatctAACCACattgaataattattattttattcttaatatattattacctcAAATATCaacacatataataatacacttGTTAACCTTTACATTCCACAAACCAGAAGAAGATGAACACATGAAGGAAGAATATGTAATGaatgaaattataaataaattaacaaaTCAGGAATTGAATAATATTGACaaagtatataattatcataattttaatGTGCGACTCTTGTGTAAGGATGATGCTCTTATTATATTGAATGAGATAAGATCCAAGATGATCAATAGtcagaatgaaaaaaaaatagttgACATGCTTAACATGAAGTGTGGAGATGTTATTGTGGATGATAAGAATGGTAGTGATAAGGATAGTGGTAATAatgatattcataataaggatattcataataagtatgatgataatatggaTAGTAGTGATAAGAGTAGTTGTAATAAAAACAGTTGCGATAATCACTGCGATAATCATTGCGATAATCACAGCGATAATCATTGCGATAATCACAGCGATAATCACTGCGATAATCATTGCGATAATCATTGCGATAATCATTGCGATAATCACTGCGATAATCATTGCGATAATCACTGCGATAATCACTGCGATAATCACTGCGATAATCATTGCGATAATCATTGCGATAATCACTGCGATAATCACTGCGATAATCACTGCGATAATCACTGCGATAATCACTGCGATAATCACAGCGATAATCACTGCGATAATCATTGCGATAATCATTGCGATAATCATTGCGATAATCATTGCGATAATCACTGCGATAATCATTGCGATAATCACAGCGATAATCACTGCGATAATCATTGCGATAATCACAGCGATAATCATTGCGATAATCATTGCGATAATCACAGCGATAATCACTGCGATAATCATTGCGATAATCATTGCGATAATCACTGCGATAATCACTGCGATAATCACTGCGATAATCATTGCGATAATCATTGCGATAATCACTGCGATAATCACTGCGATAATCACTGCGATAATCATTGCGATAATCATTGCGATAATCACTGCGATAATCACTGCGATAATCACTGCGATAATCACTGCGATAACAACAAAATGAATAGAACACACCTTATGAATAGTAACACAAAAGGGGATGACCAAACATGCAAAAATACCAATGAATACAGTGACACTAGTTCTAATcattattgtaataatatagaagaaGATACATATAATGTAGTGAACCCAGGGGTAGATCTTGatgtacataatattatagattcgaaaaatataaaagattatCATAATGATATCAAGGAAAATATgtgtaataataacaaaacgTTACATGCTGATGAAAATATGcctaatgataatatttgtGCGAGGGAAAATAATTCAAAGTATGAACATACTCCTCCTGGAATGAGGATATCACAAGCTTATACCCCGACATTAGATGATTACAACTTAATTCAAAATATGAGCAAGGTAAGAAGTACTTTAAGACAATTTGTAAGAGATTGGTCTATGGAAGGTCAAGAAGAAAGAGATAAAGCATATATACCTTTAATAAACAGTCTAGATAAATATTTACCTATtcatgataattatattccTAAAATTTTATGCCCTGGTTCAGGTTTAGGTAGATTACCATATGAAATAGCTAAAAAAGGATATAGAAGTCAAGGGAAtgaattttcttattttatgttattagGTTCTAACtttattttgaattattataatgagaAATATTCTTTATCTATTCATCCATATTGTTTATGCACATCTAATAGAAGAGGTAGAGATGATCacttaaaaattatacaattaCCGGAtgtaaatacatataataaaatagttTTAAATACGGATTTTTCTATGTGTGCAGGAGAATTAATTgaagtatattattatgataaagaATATTTTGATGGTGTTTTAACATGTTTCTTTTTAGATACAGCCAAAAACCTATTCATGTATATACGAACATTTGCATCCATATTGAAGCCTAATTCATTATGGTCAAATATTGGAccattattatatcattatgcTGAAATGCCTAATGAAATGTCTATCGAATTGGCTTGGGACGAaattcaaattattatatccaAGTGGTTTACCataaaggaaataaaatGGATTGATAATTATTACACAACCAATTTTGATTCCATGATGCAAGTTCAGTATCATTGTGTTTTTTTTAGTGCCATCAGAAATGACATTCCGGTAGATTAA